A DNA window from Parafrankia discariae contains the following coding sequences:
- the fxsT gene encoding FxSxx-COOH system tetratricopeptide repeat protein, with product MTPGGADPDPAARRTPGDGDAATSPPAARRLPVPTAREHAEALWLSAVMAEAGGEPGVGGPDGPHRSREVTRPRPERSPGSGNEKPDGGNARETSPPDTNTSGPSAGARSGEYFPLSSTYDRDIVLAVPGSSDTRGPNGHDDDSDILWGGLPWMRSGNETAFVDERLRAARHGLRFLRQAVPSKVEMMMDEEATAERLVHGTGPVPVHTPAPERRWDLVLLVDDSPSMQVAWLDIVPRLVRFLVREGVFRDVRLRFFDGEAERPGQVSLRPRSQGTGAARSPLEIFDPTGRSLIWVLTDGIGHGWRNGVLHDHLWRWGRRLPVAVLNPLPTHLWHLTGLAPQRLRLVGGSPHLGSPGMSWDYQDAWAGLAVDVRAGSAAVAPVPVLGLDGESITGWARFQAGRHDRRLDVSAVLASPLAARGDQEPEPDLASNDAPTPLEIVRRARAALSPAAFDLGVQLAAVPLTRDAIRMVCDLVPRAGRAELGEILVQGLLRPVRGPGARHPRRPGEIAFELDADVRAELLACGRRSQTVRTWRSAGRLLSPAVAAVRHVDTVLDDPAGVPLPLIDPSTVPYVRVEQAVLGALSGRYRTRAQQLRDALSRADRAWRGTDPPDHPPSSGPGAERGESPRRDLGDTNPVSPHGVSAPPDQRTPAVNETVTQSNDLMPAHTPTARQPEDPPGSAVSAVSADPGGGDVPLSNAPSTTTSSTTANGTPEDRLPARRGGSQPAVWGNIPQRNHNFTGRTNLLVNLHQRLQSGTTAVLPEALHGMGGVGKSQLAIEYVYRHVADYDLVWWIPAERPTQISQALAELAVRLGLGVGQEANAAVPAVIEALRVGRPYGNWLLVFDNADEPRTVRDFFPTGGKGRILITSRNAQWAGAAHALEVDVFKRGESVELLRRRMISVGDGDADRLADALGDLPLAIEQAATWLAETGMPTDEYLRLFEGKRRELLGTAPPLDYQMPVRAAWNVSLDRLATSNPAALRLLQVCAYFAPDPIPRQVFRRGRHLSIVPELDAALRDSFKLNEAIREINRYALARIDHRTNSLQMHRLVQAVLIDRMNPDERETMRGGAHSLLAASDPDEPQNPESWAVYAELYPHVIAAGAVEGHDPLIRDLLVNEVQYLWKWGDHQQGLELAQQAYDSWRVALGDEHPHTLAVGGWLGWLLQVVGDYEQAVPINTRVLELSERVHGPNHPETLAAFANVTMDRKFSGDFTGAVRLSETAYARAVNAYGPDQPQALNAAHNLAAAVRLTGDFRRAHTIDDETWRQRCLVFGEDDGPSLDSYSSLSLNLRELGDYHGALSRQEDLFARQRRRLGTENHPDVLRALRHLAIAQRKAGNHEIALESSRLALDLLRARYGPDHPDTLAAVLSHSMDLRHNGELDEAQRLCEDARDRFTSTLGPAHPHTLAAETNLAVIYRLAGDADTAYATDARVFDALTRGLGPDHPVVLISATNLASDHYALGRPEEARVLDEDTVTRSRARLGAEHPSTLAALANLAMDLRALKATDEAEILHAEAITALTSALSLEHPATQAATSWVRSDCDIDPMPL from the coding sequence ATGACGCCCGGGGGGGCCGACCCGGACCCAGCCGCCCGCCGGACGCCAGGTGACGGCGACGCGGCGACCAGCCCTCCGGCCGCTCGGCGCCTCCCGGTACCGACGGCGCGAGAGCACGCCGAGGCGCTGTGGCTGAGTGCCGTCATGGCCGAGGCGGGCGGGGAGCCCGGGGTCGGTGGCCCCGACGGCCCGCACCGGTCCCGGGAGGTGACACGACCGCGGCCGGAGCGGTCACCCGGCTCGGGCAACGAAAAACCCGACGGTGGAAACGCACGGGAAACGTCTCCACCAGACACGAACACCTCCGGCCCCTCCGCCGGCGCGAGATCAGGCGAATATTTTCCGCTGTCCTCCACCTATGACCGCGACATTGTTCTCGCGGTGCCCGGTTCGTCGGACACCCGAGGTCCCAACGGCCACGACGACGACTCCGACATCCTGTGGGGCGGACTTCCCTGGATGCGCTCCGGGAACGAAACGGCGTTCGTCGACGAGCGGTTACGGGCGGCGCGACACGGCCTGCGGTTCCTGCGGCAGGCCGTGCCCTCTAAGGTCGAAATGATGATGGACGAGGAGGCGACCGCGGAACGTCTCGTGCACGGCACGGGCCCGGTTCCGGTCCACACGCCGGCGCCGGAGCGCCGCTGGGACCTCGTCCTGCTGGTGGACGACAGCCCCTCCATGCAGGTGGCCTGGCTCGACATCGTCCCCCGCCTCGTCAGGTTCCTCGTCCGCGAGGGGGTGTTCCGTGACGTCCGGCTCCGGTTCTTCGACGGCGAGGCGGAACGGCCGGGCCAGGTCAGCCTGCGCCCCCGGTCACAGGGCACCGGGGCCGCGCGGTCTCCGCTGGAGATTTTCGACCCGACCGGGCGCAGCCTGATCTGGGTGCTGACCGACGGGATCGGGCATGGGTGGCGCAACGGCGTCCTTCATGATCACCTCTGGCGCTGGGGTCGCCGGCTACCGGTCGCCGTACTGAACCCGCTGCCCACCCATCTCTGGCATCTCACCGGACTGGCCCCCCAGCGGCTGCGGCTGGTGGGCGGCTCCCCCCATCTGGGCTCACCCGGGATGAGCTGGGACTACCAGGACGCGTGGGCCGGGCTGGCCGTCGACGTCCGCGCCGGGAGCGCGGCGGTGGCACCCGTGCCCGTTCTCGGCCTCGACGGGGAGAGCATCACCGGCTGGGCTCGTTTCCAGGCGGGGCGGCACGATCGCCGGCTGGACGTCTCAGCCGTGCTCGCGAGTCCGCTGGCCGCGCGCGGCGATCAGGAACCCGAGCCGGACCTGGCATCCAACGACGCGCCGACGCCGCTGGAGATCGTCCGGCGGGCGCGGGCGGCGCTGAGTCCCGCCGCGTTCGACCTCGGGGTGCAGCTGGCGGCGGTCCCGTTGACCCGGGACGCGATCCGGATGGTCTGCGACCTCGTCCCGCGCGCGGGACGGGCCGAACTCGGCGAGATCCTGGTGCAGGGCCTGCTGCGGCCGGTCCGCGGCCCCGGCGCGCGCCACCCGCGGCGGCCCGGCGAGATCGCCTTCGAGCTCGACGCGGACGTCCGGGCCGAGCTGCTGGCCTGCGGCAGGAGATCGCAGACCGTGCGGACCTGGCGCTCGGCCGGCCGGCTGCTGAGCCCGGCCGTGGCAGCCGTACGGCACGTCGACACCGTGCTCGACGACCCGGCGGGTGTCCCACTGCCTCTGATCGACCCGAGCACCGTGCCGTACGTACGGGTCGAGCAGGCGGTGCTAGGAGCGCTCTCGGGGCGGTACCGCACCCGTGCGCAGCAGCTGCGCGACGCCCTCTCGCGGGCCGACCGGGCGTGGCGGGGCACGGATCCGCCGGATCACCCACCGTCCTCGGGCCCCGGGGCCGAGAGGGGAGAGTCCCCACGCCGGGACTTGGGCGACACCAACCCGGTCTCGCCGCACGGCGTGTCAGCACCACCCGACCAGCGGACACCTGCCGTTAATGAAACCGTGACCCAAAGTAACGATCTCATGCCTGCGCATACACCGACCGCACGCCAGCCTGAAGATCCTCCAGGTAGTGCGGTCAGCGCTGTTTCCGCTGACCCCGGAGGAGGGGACGTGCCGCTGTCCAACGCGCCGTCGACCACGACCAGCTCGACCACGGCGAACGGCACACCCGAGGACCGACTCCCGGCGCGGCGCGGCGGCAGCCAGCCAGCCGTTTGGGGCAACATACCACAGCGTAATCATAACTTCACCGGAAGAACCAATCTTTTGGTAAACCTTCATCAGCGACTACAGTCCGGAACCACGGCCGTACTACCCGAGGCGCTGCATGGCATGGGCGGGGTCGGAAAGTCGCAGCTCGCCATCGAATACGTGTACCGACACGTCGCCGACTACGACCTTGTCTGGTGGATTCCGGCCGAACGGCCCACCCAGATCAGCCAGGCCCTCGCGGAACTCGCCGTGCGTCTCGGCCTCGGCGTCGGCCAGGAGGCCAATGCCGCCGTCCCCGCCGTGATCGAGGCGCTCCGCGTCGGCAGACCTTATGGCAACTGGCTGCTCGTCTTCGACAACGCCGACGAGCCGCGGACGGTCCGCGACTTCTTCCCGACGGGGGGCAAGGGCCGTATTCTGATCACCTCCCGTAACGCGCAGTGGGCCGGCGCCGCTCATGCCCTCGAGGTCGACGTGTTCAAACGGGGCGAGAGCGTGGAACTGCTCCGACGACGGATGATCTCGGTCGGTGACGGGGACGCCGACCGCCTCGCCGATGCGCTCGGCGACCTGCCCCTGGCGATCGAGCAGGCCGCGACCTGGCTGGCCGAGACCGGGATGCCGACCGACGAGTACCTACGCCTGTTCGAGGGCAAACGGCGGGAACTACTCGGTACGGCACCGCCGCTGGACTACCAGATGCCCGTCCGGGCGGCCTGGAACGTCTCTCTCGACCGGCTGGCGACCTCCAACCCGGCGGCGCTGCGGCTGCTGCAGGTCTGCGCCTACTTCGCGCCGGACCCGATCCCCCGCCAGGTCTTCCGACGCGGGCGGCACCTGTCGATCGTGCCCGAGCTCGACGCCGCGCTGCGGGACTCGTTCAAGCTCAACGAGGCGATCCGGGAGATCAACCGCTACGCGCTGGCCCGTATCGACCACCGCACCAACTCGCTGCAGATGCACCGGCTGGTCCAGGCCGTCCTCATCGACCGGATGAACCCGGACGAGCGGGAGACCATGCGTGGCGGCGCGCACAGCCTGCTCGCCGCGAGCGATCCGGACGAACCGCAGAACCCGGAGTCGTGGGCCGTCTATGCCGAGCTGTACCCCCATGTGATCGCGGCCGGCGCCGTCGAGGGGCACGACCCGCTCATCCGCGACCTCCTGGTGAACGAGGTGCAGTACCTGTGGAAGTGGGGGGATCACCAGCAGGGCCTCGAACTCGCCCAGCAGGCGTACGACAGCTGGCGGGTCGCCCTGGGCGACGAGCACCCGCACACCCTGGCCGTGGGCGGCTGGCTCGGCTGGCTGCTGCAGGTGGTCGGTGACTACGAGCAGGCGGTGCCCATCAACACCCGGGTGCTGGAGCTCTCCGAGCGGGTGCACGGCCCCAACCATCCGGAGACCCTCGCCGCGTTCGCCAACGTCACCATGGACCGCAAGTTCAGCGGAGACTTCACCGGAGCGGTACGGCTGAGCGAGACCGCCTACGCCCGTGCGGTGAACGCCTACGGACCCGACCAGCCGCAGGCACTGAACGCCGCGCACAACCTCGCGGCCGCGGTCCGGCTGACAGGCGACTTCCGGCGGGCCCACACGATCGACGACGAGACCTGGCGCCAGCGCTGTCTGGTGTTCGGCGAGGACGACGGCCCCAGTCTGGACTCCTACAGCAGCCTCAGCCTCAACCTGCGCGAACTTGGCGACTACCACGGCGCGCTGAGCCGCCAGGAAGACCTGTTCGCGCGGCAGCGCAGACGGCTCGGGACGGAAAACCATCCCGACGTCCTACGGGCGCTGCGCCATCTCGCGATCGCCCAGCGCAAGGCCGGCAACCATGAGATCGCGCTGGAATCGTCGCGGCTGGCGCTGGACCTGCTGCGGGCCCGGTACGGGCCGGACCACCCGGACACGCTCGCGGCGGTCCTGTCCCACTCGATGGACCTGCGCCACAACGGCGAGCTCGACGAGGCGCAGCGCCTGTGCGAAGACGCCCGGGATCGCTTCACGAGCACCCTGGGGCCGGCCCATCCGCACACGCTCGCGGCCGAGACGAACCTGGCGGTGATCTACCGGCTGGCCGGCGACGCGGACACCGCCTACGCGACCGACGCCCGGGTGTTCGACGCCCTGACCCGCGGGCTCGGCCCGGACCACCCGGTCGTTCTGATCTCGGCGACCAACCTCGCCAGCGACCACTACGCCCTCGGACGCCCGGAGGAGGCCCGGGTCCTCGACGAGGACACCGTCACCCGTTCCCGGGCCCGTCTGGGCGCGGAGCATCCCTCGACACTGGCGGCGCTGGCGAACCTGGCCATGGACCTGCGCGCGCTCAAGGCCACCGACGAGGCCGAGATCCTCCACGCGGAGGCGATCACCGCCTTGACCAGCGCGCTCAGTCTCGAGCATCCGGCCACGCAGGCCGCGACGAGCTGGGTGCGGTCCGACTGCGACATCGATCCGATGCCGCTGTGA
- a CDS encoding HEXXH motif domain-containing protein: MTNGTSSDAGDIRRSPARGSPPVLRLSARAFDSLAAGTDQGEASRVLWRSEQNRRRLLLRALLDHGRAASGSDGPLPPLDVAWDLLEVAEDRAPDEVHAVLAHPPVGRWAARTLSRLLGLAHSDTPLWVDLGYLHTVAAAAAVRAGVDFILPVPVRHRVLVLPTVGSGDLPTRHVWSAVTLHHERGRLRGAPDHPLCSDAARASETWRPARTLRVTVNGLVLTAPLEDADPFRHSSAPTRPVRLSAESARRWESMLTGAWKILVDRFPRQAAVLTRTPLLLAPLPGRGRFRLNSASSGDAVGAVSLSEPDNETWLAETLLHELQHARLGALLRMVELLEPRPGPTGYAPWRDDPRPLKGMLHGIVAFLEVAEFWRVSRTVVSARARTHADFEFALARGQVAEALRQVRDHPDLTRAGHRFAAGLALRVDGMLGEPVAVEAGNLAGLARDAHRIRWRLRHKDRRPDGGDGPASARAGGPWAAPPALLHGVTELCRLWLLDQGDFLRRASRASDTRTGVLAADWRLVAGDLRNARDGYAELLRANPADERAHAGLSACLASLEEQPAPCRDDAVVRPGTGLTDRGADRSG, translated from the coding sequence GTGACGAACGGGACGTCGTCCGACGCGGGAGACATCCGTCGGTCTCCGGCGAGAGGCTCGCCTCCGGTACTGCGCCTTTCCGCCCGGGCGTTCGACTCCCTCGCCGCGGGAACGGATCAGGGCGAGGCCAGCCGCGTTCTCTGGCGCTCGGAGCAGAACCGGCGCCGCCTGCTGCTGCGGGCCCTGCTCGACCACGGACGCGCGGCCTCCGGTTCCGATGGGCCCCTGCCGCCCCTCGACGTCGCGTGGGACCTGCTCGAAGTGGCCGAGGACCGGGCTCCCGACGAGGTACACGCCGTGCTCGCGCATCCGCCCGTCGGGCGCTGGGCGGCCCGGACCCTGAGTCGGCTGCTGGGTCTGGCGCATTCGGACACGCCCCTGTGGGTGGATCTCGGCTACCTGCACACCGTGGCCGCGGCGGCGGCCGTCCGGGCCGGCGTGGACTTCATCCTCCCGGTCCCGGTTCGGCACCGGGTACTGGTACTGCCGACGGTCGGCTCCGGCGACCTGCCCACCCGCCACGTCTGGTCGGCGGTGACCCTCCACCACGAGCGCGGTCGGCTCCGGGGCGCGCCGGACCATCCGTTGTGCTCGGATGCGGCGCGGGCCAGCGAGACCTGGCGGCCGGCCCGGACGCTGCGGGTGACGGTGAACGGCCTCGTGCTCACGGCGCCGCTCGAGGACGCCGACCCCTTCCGGCACAGCAGCGCACCCACGCGTCCGGTGCGGCTCTCCGCGGAGTCGGCCCGGCGCTGGGAGTCGATGCTGACGGGCGCCTGGAAAATCCTGGTCGACCGGTTCCCCCGGCAGGCCGCCGTACTGACCAGGACGCCCCTGCTGCTCGCCCCGCTGCCGGGCCGCGGGCGTTTCCGGCTCAACAGCGCCTCCAGCGGGGACGCCGTCGGCGCCGTCAGCCTCTCCGAACCCGACAACGAGACCTGGCTCGCGGAGACCCTGCTGCACGAGTTGCAGCACGCGCGTCTCGGCGCGCTGCTTCGCATGGTTGAGCTGCTGGAACCCCGCCCGGGCCCCACCGGCTACGCGCCCTGGCGTGACGACCCGCGGCCGTTGAAGGGCATGCTGCACGGGATCGTCGCCTTCCTGGAGGTGGCGGAGTTCTGGCGGGTGTCGCGGACGGTCGTGTCGGCGCGGGCGCGGACGCACGCCGACTTCGAGTTCGCGCTGGCCCGGGGGCAGGTCGCCGAGGCACTGCGCCAGGTTCGCGACCATCCGGACCTGACGAGGGCGGGCCATCGTTTCGCCGCCGGTCTGGCCCTGCGGGTGGACGGCATGTTGGGAGAACCGGTCGCCGTGGAGGCGGGAAACCTCGCCGGCCTGGCCCGGGACGCGCACCGGATCCGTTGGCGCCTGCGACACAAAGACCGACGACCGGACGGGGGCGACGGTCCGGCGTCGGCGCGGGCGGGTGGCCCGTGGGCAGCCCCACCGGCCCTACTCCACGGGGTCACCGAACTCTGCCGTCTGTGGTTGCTGGATCAGGGTGACTTCCTGCGACGGGCGAGCCGGGCGTCGGACACGCGCACCGGCGTCCTGGCCGCCGACTGGCGGCTCGTCGCGGGAGACCTCCGGAACGCCCGGGACGGTTACGCCGAGCTGCTGCGGGCGAACCCGGCGGACGAGCGGGCCCACGCGGGCCTCTCCGCCTGCCTCGCGTCGTTGGAGGAGCAGCCGGCCCCGTGCCGGGACGACGCCGTCGTCCGTCCCGGCACGGGGCTCACGGACCGCGGTGCTGACCGGTCCGGGTGA
- a CDS encoding DUF2599 domain-containing protein → MTEQRRSRGALAGGVGVLVAVALGLAAVNGSDEATEPDAGTDRGRATSTGTPANGDAASGSATPDPGEATAGAAPDAAAGAPGGADGARSAAGAPYCGSSRYVEEITLQRWAGGDFRISVWPTEDARHADDRDGASAEIWQAVQGCVGAVDPAVAESLQDQLRCHESLALVPGRGGEEYATGDSFDVESWRPTPGRRRWISTRCGNTLGTDPTSAPLPAERPDGIPPQHRTSGEHA, encoded by the coding sequence ATGACGGAGCAGCGGCGGTCGCGGGGCGCCCTCGCCGGTGGGGTCGGGGTCCTGGTCGCCGTCGCTCTCGGGCTGGCGGCCGTCAACGGCTCCGACGAGGCCACGGAACCCGACGCCGGGACGGACCGGGGCCGGGCGACATCGACCGGCACTCCCGCCAACGGTGACGCCGCCTCCGGCTCCGCCACTCCCGACCCTGGCGAGGCCACTGCCGGAGCCGCTCCCGACGCCGCGGCGGGGGCACCCGGTGGCGCTGACGGTGCCCGGTCGGCCGCGGGGGCGCCGTACTGCGGTTCGAGCCGCTACGTCGAGGAAATCACCCTGCAGCGATGGGCGGGCGGTGACTTCCGTATCTCCGTGTGGCCCACCGAGGACGCCCGGCACGCCGACGACCGGGACGGCGCGAGTGCCGAGATCTGGCAGGCCGTCCAGGGCTGTGTCGGCGCGGTGGACCCGGCGGTCGCGGAGAGCCTGCAGGACCAGCTGCGCTGTCACGAGTCCCTCGCCCTGGTCCCGGGCCGCGGCGGCGAGGAGTACGCCACCGGCGACAGCTTCGACGTGGAGAGCTGGCGGCCGACCCCCGGGCGCCGCCGCTGGATCTCGACCCGTTGCGGCAACACCCTCGGCACCGACCCGACCAGCGCTCCCCTACCCGCCGAACGCCCGGACGGCATCCCCCCGCAACACCGGACCTCCGGAGAACACGCCTGA
- a CDS encoding glycosyltransferase family 4 protein → MCEQYPPIVWDGAGTYTATLAAALVGLGHNVHVLCAQGRQFTDTVERGVHVHRRPRLQVPITRALGGFGSRLRGPLHPRDSLALRASLTLSYSTWIRQIGLRPDVIETQDGETRGLIEALCRTRPLAIHLHCPTMLTVRMAGQPVGVRGQLADRLDRASARLAAVVTSPSQLLVDELRRDGWLGDREVEVIPNLFDAGPWRDIPDARGTEPTIAVVGRLEPYKGVDVLLEASARLRAAGVAHRLAVVGRSAGVIEGVPSGTWLARRARELRLDVEFGGHLAGRAVRDVYRDARVVAVPSRFESFSIVAAEAMAAGRPVVVTTRTGIAPFVQRWGAGSVVETGDPGALAGALAPFLLDAGRAAAVGERGRLGIAELDPQAIARRKEAAYLRGIVEFNDRIRVRDRIMGQIHPQNWNRNRTSIRDQEGRRPGREGQPGWEQTWEQEKGRDHDSDHGSDHGPLRDPAAGDAAAPCPEPRPPAMDGRNRGAADRRPPYRSRTDSPRSPAGTR, encoded by the coding sequence TTGTGCGAGCAGTACCCGCCCATCGTCTGGGACGGCGCGGGTACCTACACCGCCACACTCGCGGCGGCGCTGGTGGGACTCGGGCACAACGTCCACGTCCTCTGTGCCCAGGGCCGCCAGTTCACCGACACCGTGGAGCGCGGGGTACACGTGCACCGACGTCCGCGGTTGCAGGTTCCGATCACCCGGGCGCTGGGCGGGTTCGGCTCGCGGCTGCGGGGGCCGCTCCATCCGCGCGACTCGCTGGCGCTGCGGGCGAGCCTCACGCTCTCCTACAGCACCTGGATACGCCAGATCGGCCTGCGCCCCGACGTGATCGAGACGCAGGACGGCGAGACGCGCGGGCTGATCGAGGCCCTCTGCCGCACCCGTCCGCTGGCGATCCACCTGCACTGCCCGACGATGCTCACAGTCCGGATGGCCGGACAGCCGGTGGGTGTGCGCGGCCAGCTGGCGGATCGGCTGGACCGCGCGTCCGCGCGACTGGCCGCCGTCGTCACGTCCCCGTCGCAACTTCTTGTGGACGAGCTGCGGCGCGACGGCTGGCTCGGCGACCGCGAGGTCGAGGTGATCCCGAACCTCTTCGACGCCGGCCCGTGGCGAGACATCCCGGACGCGCGCGGCACCGAGCCGACCATCGCGGTGGTGGGCCGGCTCGAACCGTACAAGGGGGTGGACGTCCTGCTCGAGGCGTCAGCGCGGCTGCGCGCGGCCGGCGTCGCCCACCGGCTGGCGGTCGTCGGGCGCTCGGCAGGCGTGATCGAGGGCGTGCCGTCGGGTACCTGGCTGGCCCGTCGGGCCCGCGAGCTGCGTCTCGACGTCGAGTTCGGCGGGCACCTGGCGGGGCGTGCGGTCCGCGACGTCTATCGCGACGCCCGGGTGGTGGCCGTGCCGAGTCGGTTCGAGAGCTTCTCGATCGTCGCGGCCGAGGCGATGGCGGCCGGACGCCCGGTGGTCGTGACGACGCGGACCGGGATCGCTCCCTTCGTGCAGCGCTGGGGGGCGGGCAGCGTGGTGGAGACCGGTGACCCGGGCGCGCTCGCCGGCGCGCTGGCTCCCTTCCTCCTCGACGCCGGCCGGGCGGCCGCCGTCGGGGAGCGTGGGCGACTGGGGATCGCCGAGCTCGACCCGCAGGCCATCGCCCGCCGGAAGGAGGCGGCCTACCTGCGGGGAATCGTCGAGTTCAACGATCGGATCCGCGTCCGGGACCGGATCATGGGCCAGATCCATCCCCAGAACTGGAACCGGAACCGGACCTCGATCCGAGATCAGGAAGGCCGGCGGCCGGGCCGGGAGGGACAGCCGGGCTGGGAACAGACGTGGGAGCAGGAGAAGGGGCGTGATCACGACTCGGATCACGGTTCGGACCACGGGCCCCTCCGGGACCCGGCGGCGGGAGACGCGGCCGCGCCGTGCCCGGAGCCTCGCCCGCCCGCCATGGACGGTCGAAATCGAGGTGCCGCAGACCGTCGGCCGCCATATAGATCTCGTACCGACTCTCCAAGGTCGCCAGCAGGGACCCGGTGA
- a CDS encoding DUF6541 family protein: protein MTVDSPVGASTGGGPATADSTAGTLPDAPADLAGGAGPTEPAGPGTPTVPRVWPLRLFRRVRSFRFRSPAGVVAVVALLSFVASLVLRATLYPDGSGDADEAAYILQARMLLEGRLTLDASAVEPFFRPWLTGVHDGRVFTKYLPGWPALLALSQALFGTMTVAPAAAAGVWVVGTYRLARELFDHDWSAVAAAAGVALSPLVLLHTALPLAYAPGAAVLVLASAELLRGARTGARAALIGGGAGVGLVLLIRPFDVVLVVLPVVVLAAGRRRRELGTLLRRSGWAVVGALPLLVVLLAYCWYVTGSPLRMPLSASDPLDRFGFGPRRILPSESSFLFTRRLALDALQETLEVAPSWFFGGAALIALAVVGVLAPRRRLERLFLIATTGAVLAGYTFWWGSAFAMPGLRDGLGPHYHLAAFTPVVILAADGARWLWTLLPTQGSLFRRPGASVPGTTRGLAWRMVRPGAAALAVAGLVAITVPTLQPRIDVQHGVNEGNEFLAALLPDDLGGPAVVLVTPTVPSRYTQVPYHSLRNSPDLDGPVVFAADIGPGSAALPDRVPGRAMFRLRPDEIADPAVPGSFRGSFVPLRQVTGSRVEIRVRVRIPGAAAPAPAGPGEARLYVRLGGQARTLPTAVRRDGPATVTHTFVLTTGSGTGPDEVGTAGASLPAELVVGFADGTGPASAGWEDRFPLVRRPGGDLSLLAPGLGWRRLPTDTGGGPANGPQNRAGSGPDDADQWLPANAKPTLDVSLTGIAAH, encoded by the coding sequence ATGACTGTCGACTCCCCGGTCGGCGCGTCGACCGGTGGTGGTCCTGCCACGGCGGACAGCACCGCCGGGACGCTCCCGGACGCACCCGCCGACCTGGCCGGCGGCGCCGGTCCCACGGAGCCGGCCGGACCGGGCACGCCCACAGTCCCGCGGGTCTGGCCGTTGCGGCTGTTCCGGCGGGTCCGGTCGTTCCGCTTCCGGTCGCCGGCCGGCGTCGTCGCGGTGGTCGCGCTCCTGTCCTTCGTCGCGAGCCTGGTCCTGCGGGCCACGCTCTACCCGGATGGCTCCGGTGACGCGGACGAGGCCGCGTACATCCTCCAGGCGCGGATGCTGCTCGAGGGACGGCTGACCCTGGACGCGAGCGCCGTCGAACCGTTCTTCCGGCCGTGGCTGACGGGTGTGCACGACGGCCGGGTGTTCACCAAGTACCTGCCCGGCTGGCCGGCGTTACTCGCCCTGTCCCAGGCGCTGTTCGGCACGATGACCGTGGCGCCAGCCGCCGCCGCCGGGGTCTGGGTCGTCGGGACGTACCGCCTCGCCCGCGAGCTCTTCGACCACGACTGGAGCGCGGTGGCCGCCGCTGCGGGCGTCGCGCTCTCGCCGCTGGTCCTCCTGCACACGGCCCTTCCGCTCGCCTACGCCCCGGGCGCGGCCGTACTCGTCCTGGCCAGCGCGGAGCTGCTGCGCGGTGCGCGGACGGGGGCGCGGGCCGCCCTGATCGGCGGCGGAGCGGGCGTCGGGCTGGTGCTGCTGATCCGGCCGTTCGACGTCGTGCTCGTGGTCCTTCCCGTGGTCGTGCTCGCGGCTGGGCGGCGACGGCGCGAGCTCGGGACGCTGCTGCGGCGTTCGGGCTGGGCGGTGGTCGGCGCGCTGCCGTTGCTCGTCGTCCTGCTCGCCTACTGCTGGTATGTCACCGGATCGCCCCTGCGGATGCCACTGTCGGCCTCCGATCCACTGGACCGATTCGGTTTCGGCCCGCGCCGGATCCTGCCGTCCGAGTCGAGTTTCCTGTTCACCCGCCGGCTGGCGCTCGACGCCCTCCAGGAGACCCTCGAGGTGGCGCCGAGCTGGTTCTTCGGCGGCGCCGCGCTGATCGCGCTGGCCGTCGTGGGCGTTCTGGCGCCGCGGCGGCGGCTCGAGCGCCTGTTCCTCATCGCGACGACGGGCGCGGTGCTGGCCGGCTACACGTTCTGGTGGGGGTCCGCGTTCGCGATGCCGGGCCTGCGCGACGGCCTCGGCCCGCACTACCACCTGGCCGCGTTCACCCCGGTCGTCATCCTCGCGGCCGACGGCGCCCGATGGCTGTGGACGCTCCTCCCGACGCAGGGGTCGCTGTTCCGCCGCCCGGGGGCATCCGTGCCGGGTACCACGCGCGGCCTGGCCTGGCGCATGGTCCGTCCGGGGGCTGCGGCGCTCGCCGTCGCCGGGCTCGTCGCGATCACGGTGCCGACCCTGCAGCCCCGGATCGACGTGCAGCACGGGGTCAACGAGGGCAACGAGTTCCTGGCGGCACTGCTCCCGGACGACCTGGGCGGGCCGGCCGTGGTGCTGGTGACGCCGACGGTCCCGAGCCGCTACACGCAGGTCCCCTACCACTCGCTGCGGAACTCGCCCGACCTCGACGGACCCGTCGTCTTCGCGGCGGACATCGGGCCCGGTTCGGCCGCGCTGCCGGACCGGGTGCCGGGCCGGGCGATGTTCCGCCTACGGCCGGACGAGATCGCCGACCCGGCGGTCCCGGGCAGCTTCCGGGGGTCCTTCGTGCCGCTGAGGCAGGTCACCGGGAGCCGCGTCGAGATCCGCGTGCGGGTACGGATCCCTGGCGCCGCCGCGCCGGCACCAGCGGGGCCGGGGGAGGCCCGGCTGTACGTCCGCCTCGGCGGGCAGGCCCGTACGCTGCCGACAGCCGTCCGCCGGGACGGCCCCGCGACGGTCACGCACACGTTCGTGCTCACCACCGGTAGCGGCACCGGGCCGGATGAGGTCGGAACCGCCGGCGCGTCGCTGCCGGCCGAGCTCGTGGTCGGGTTCGCCGACGGTACCGGCCCGGCGAGCGCGGGTTGGGAGGACCGGTTCCCCCTGGTGCGCCGCCCCGGGGGCGACCTCTCCCTGCTCGCCCCCGGGCTGGGCTGGCGCCGGCTGCCCACGGACACCGGCGGCGGTCCCGCGAACGGTCCCCAGAACCGTGCCGGGAGCGGCCCCGACGACGCCGACCAGTGGCTCCCGGCCAACGCGAAACCCACCCTGGACGTCTCGCTGACCGGCATCGCCGCCCACTGA